A stretch of the Osmerus eperlanus chromosome 10, fOsmEpe2.1, whole genome shotgun sequence genome encodes the following:
- the cers3a gene encoding ceramide synthase 2 isoform X2 has translation MIDTLYQWFWWDRIWLPVNLTWADLEDREGRVYARASHLYVTVPYAIVFLLIRYLFERLIATPVAASVGIREKVRLRVENPILELCYISHSRNPTQADIDGLSKKSGWSVRQVERWFRRRRNQDRPGVLKKFREASWRLFFYLFAFIGGIAALHDKEWFYDTRKVWTGFPQQSMLESQYWYYILELSFYGSLIFSVTVDVKRKDFKEQIIHHVATLVLLSFSWCANYIRIGTLVMLVHDASDILLESAKLFNYAKWERTCNTLFVVFTVVFMVTRLVIFPFWLIHCTWVYPLEHYAAFFAYYFFNAMLVILLFLHIFWAYLILRMVKKFLFGNLTGDVRSENEEEDEDGSISTEEEERHHRTGNGVGRATKEGTNGCSGRLSMSENICQSKTVY, from the exons ATGATTGACACTCTGTATCAGTGGTTCTGGTGGGATCGGATCTGGTTGCCGGTCAACCTGACATGGGCCGACCttgaggacagagaggggcgTGTCTATGCCAGAGCCTCACACCTGTACGTCACAGTGCCCTACGCCATAGTCTTCCTACTAATTAGATACCTGTTTGAAAG GTTGATAGCAACACCGGTAGCAGCCTCAGTGGGGATCAGAGAGAAAGTCAGGCTGAGAGTGGAAAACCCCATCCTGGAGCTCTGCTACATCTCTCACTCCAGAAACCCTACACAG GCAGACATTGATGGGCTGTCTAAGAAAAGTGGCTGGTCAGTCAGGCAGGTGGAACGCTGGTTCAGAAGGAGACGCAACCAGGACCGACCTGGAGTGCTCAAGAAGTTCAGAGAAGCCAG TTGGAGGTTGTTCTtttatctgtttgcattcatcGGAGGAATAGCAGCCCTTCATGAT AAAGAGTGGTTTTATGATACACGTAAAGTATGGACTGGTTTTCCACAGCAG tcCATGTTGGAGTCTCAGTACTGGTATTACATCCTGGAGCTGAGCTTCTATGGGTCTCTCATCTTCAGCGTCACCGTGGATGTGAAAAGGAAG GACTTCAAGGAACAAATCATTCACCATGTCGCCACCTTGGTCCTACTCTCCTTCTCCTGGTGTGCCAATTACATCCGCATAGGAACCCTGGTCATGCTCGTCCACGACGCTTCTGATATCCTGCTGGAG TCTGCCAAGTTGTTTAACTACGCTAAATGGGAAAGAACCTGCAACACTCTCTTTGTTGTGTTTACGGTTGTGTTCATGGTTACACGACTCGTCATCTTCCCATTCTG GCTAATCCACTGCACTTGGGTGTACCCTCTGGAACACTATGCTGCGTTCTTCGCCTACTATTTCTTCAATGCGATGCTGgtgatcctcctcttcctccacatctTCTGGGCCTACCTCATCTTACGCATGGTCAAGAAGTTCCTCTTTGGCAAC TTAACCGGAGATGTAAGAAGTGAAAacgaagaggaggatgaagatgggAGCATTTctacagaggaagaggagagacaccACAGAACAGGCAACGGTGTGGGTAGGGCCACCAAGGAGGGAACCAATGGATGCTCTGGACGCCTATCCATGTCTGAAAACATCTGTCAGTCAAAGACTGTGTACTGA
- the cers3a gene encoding ceramide synthase 2 isoform X1 — MTNRNEDKTEQSYCPMGPCSAMIDTLYQWFWWDRIWLPVNLTWADLEDREGRVYARASHLYVTVPYAIVFLLIRYLFERLIATPVAASVGIREKVRLRVENPILELCYISHSRNPTQADIDGLSKKSGWSVRQVERWFRRRRNQDRPGVLKKFREASWRLFFYLFAFIGGIAALHDKEWFYDTRKVWTGFPQQSMLESQYWYYILELSFYGSLIFSVTVDVKRKDFKEQIIHHVATLVLLSFSWCANYIRIGTLVMLVHDASDILLESAKLFNYAKWERTCNTLFVVFTVVFMVTRLVIFPFWLIHCTWVYPLEHYAAFFAYYFFNAMLVILLFLHIFWAYLILRMVKKFLFGNLTGDVRSENEEEDEDGSISTEEEERHHRTGNGVGRATKEGTNGCSGRLSMSENICQSKTVY, encoded by the exons ATGACCAATCGCAATGAAGATAAGACAGAACAGTCATATTGCCCAATG GGACCCTGCAGTGCCATGATTGACACTCTGTATCAGTGGTTCTGGTGGGATCGGATCTGGTTGCCGGTCAACCTGACATGGGCCGACCttgaggacagagaggggcgTGTCTATGCCAGAGCCTCACACCTGTACGTCACAGTGCCCTACGCCATAGTCTTCCTACTAATTAGATACCTGTTTGAAAG GTTGATAGCAACACCGGTAGCAGCCTCAGTGGGGATCAGAGAGAAAGTCAGGCTGAGAGTGGAAAACCCCATCCTGGAGCTCTGCTACATCTCTCACTCCAGAAACCCTACACAG GCAGACATTGATGGGCTGTCTAAGAAAAGTGGCTGGTCAGTCAGGCAGGTGGAACGCTGGTTCAGAAGGAGACGCAACCAGGACCGACCTGGAGTGCTCAAGAAGTTCAGAGAAGCCAG TTGGAGGTTGTTCTtttatctgtttgcattcatcGGAGGAATAGCAGCCCTTCATGAT AAAGAGTGGTTTTATGATACACGTAAAGTATGGACTGGTTTTCCACAGCAG tcCATGTTGGAGTCTCAGTACTGGTATTACATCCTGGAGCTGAGCTTCTATGGGTCTCTCATCTTCAGCGTCACCGTGGATGTGAAAAGGAAG GACTTCAAGGAACAAATCATTCACCATGTCGCCACCTTGGTCCTACTCTCCTTCTCCTGGTGTGCCAATTACATCCGCATAGGAACCCTGGTCATGCTCGTCCACGACGCTTCTGATATCCTGCTGGAG TCTGCCAAGTTGTTTAACTACGCTAAATGGGAAAGAACCTGCAACACTCTCTTTGTTGTGTTTACGGTTGTGTTCATGGTTACACGACTCGTCATCTTCCCATTCTG GCTAATCCACTGCACTTGGGTGTACCCTCTGGAACACTATGCTGCGTTCTTCGCCTACTATTTCTTCAATGCGATGCTGgtgatcctcctcttcctccacatctTCTGGGCCTACCTCATCTTACGCATGGTCAAGAAGTTCCTCTTTGGCAAC TTAACCGGAGATGTAAGAAGTGAAAacgaagaggaggatgaagatgggAGCATTTctacagaggaagaggagagacaccACAGAACAGGCAACGGTGTGGGTAGGGCCACCAAGGAGGGAACCAATGGATGCTCTGGACGCCTATCCATGTCTGAAAACATCTGTCAGTCAAAGACTGTGTACTGA
- the lins1 gene encoding protein Lines homolog 1 — protein sequence MNSILLSLNDAYRSLLIGASPNITAQEFASTMSLCVRKPQKQCCESVPVPDRDAECSDQPREPFKSPECYDNGVDEIPCIALTLMEKIFFKMTCQSWSQETLHYFSTVYRILLQEFGIMSNLIDIFQTKDLLTSHLAAKCASACVSVELRSSENLPVNPIWERKCLQVFLNPSPGPELDGCLWSLQDVIKTLLKQPQGHSGALQKLLASFDPALSSLCSKLLPGSDVDQTDSALYSSSTANRGATLCTLLDLLEVLTASRVRSGSRGCFLSQRLAHTQAPGLLRIVMRPLDYFVKKRVMLLLKRVLLEKAGEDMALANVPAPTDRHICSDMNALTSEVLQAVHAGWLQGVPVESGSVFFSGTRQACDGGSDRPDYVMLRAVSLVLLKSLDYKIKSGSGTGVDPTMDVPGCLQGLLLFLNQRGVQLHQPCHPCTWVSVVFGEQDDDMMETAKALLSLHLLHNRVSSEMGVFAGASNTASCSTGCNPHCHFLSLLRSVSFDHSILLDFLISTETCFLEYLVRYLKHLQGDRESFSEACQKMEALDWTQRLDSLGEDLHRSSLAPCSSVSPLGLVLPSPVPPLRLVDYGSSDESETEVMDVSDTPRRATGLEACISESRPRLGGLNLSQGDKREPSSSLGRTQEGPQLSSSTEGFQTTLDCKKTTGRGSQPRTDPDCGQGRSLPGPGWRLRTLAPAQDRRHGDLDRRAFTCLSELRDVIARLQKRNLFPYNPTSLLKLLTKIETESVFHH from the exons ATGAACTCTATTTTACTCTCTCTAAATGATGCATACCGGAGTTTACTGATTGGAGCATCGCCTAACATAACTGCACAAGAGTTTGCGTCAacaatgtctttgtgtgttcgTAAACCACAAAAACAGTGTTGTGAATCAGTGCCCGTGCCGGACAGGGATGCTGAGTGTTCAGATCAACCCAGAGAACCTTTCAAATCACCAGAGTGTTATGATAATGGCGTCGATGAGATACCCTGCATTGCTCTGACGCTGATGgagaaaatctttttcaaaatgACATGTCAAAGCTGGTCTCAAGAGACGCTACATTATTTCAGTACGGTGTACAGAATATTATTGCAAGAGTTTGGTATTATGTCAAATCTT ATTGATATTTTCCAAACCAAGGATCTGTTGACATCTCATCTTGCTGCAAAGTGTGCATCAGCATGTGTTTCTGTTGAGTTACGCTCCTCTGAGAACTTG CCTGTCAATCCCATTTGGGAGAGGAAATGTCTGCAAGTGTTTCTGAACCCCAGTCCAGGACCTGAGTTGGACGGCTGCCTATGGTCTCTCCAAGACGTCATTAAAACACTGCTTAAACAGCCACAGGGACATAGTG GGGCTTTGCAGAAGCTTCTTGCATCTTTTGACCCAGCTCTGTCATCATTGTGCTCTAAGCTTCTCCCTGGAAGTGATGTGGATCAGACAGACAGTGCTTTATACTCCAGCAGCACTGCAAACCGGGGGGCCACGCTGTGCACTCTACTAGACCTACTGGAGGTGCTCACAGCGTCCAGGGTCAGATCAGGGTCTCGTGGCTGTTTCCTGAGTCAGAGGCTGGCTCACACACAGGCCCCCGGGCTGCTGAGGATAGTCATGCGTCCGCTGGACTACTTTGTGAAAAAGCGAGTGATGCTGCTCCTGAAGAGGGTGCTGCTGGAGAAGGCCGGGGAAGACATGGCTTTAGCGAACGTACCAGCCCCCACAGACCGTCACATCTGCAGTGACATGAACGCGCTAACTTCTGAGGTGTTGCAGGCGGTGCATGCTGGTTGGTTACAGGGTGTTCCGGTGGAGTCAGGGTCTGTGTTCTTCAGTGGGACAAGGCAGGCCTGTGATGGAGGCAGTGACCGCCCCGATTATGTCATGCTGAGAGCTGTTAGTCTCGTTCTACTGAAATCCCTGGATTACAAGATCAAATCAGGAAGTGGCACAG gtgttgATCCTACAATGGATGTGCCAGGGTGTCTGCAAggcttgttgttgtttctgaACCAGCGAGGGGTCCAGCTGCACCAGCCTTGTCATCCTTGCACCTGGGTCTCTGTGGTGTTTGGAGAGCAGGATGATGACATGATGGAGACAGCCAAAGCCTTACTCTCACTACACCTCCTCCACAACAG AGTCTCCTCTGAGATGGGTGTGTTTGCTGGTGCTTCAAATACTGCTTCCTGTTCCACCGGCTGCAACCCTcactgccacttcctgtcgCTCCTCCGAAGTGTCTCCTTTGACCATAGCATCCTCCTGGACTTCCTCATCTCCACGGAAACCTGCTTCCTGGAGTACTTGGTGCGCTACCTGAAACACCTGCAGGGGGACCGGGAAAGTTTCTCTGAGGCCTGTCAGAAGATGGAGGCGCTGGACTGGACACAGAGGCTGGACAGCTTGGGAGAAGACCTCCATCGGTCTTCACTTGCCCCCTGTAGCAGTGTGTCTCCGCTGGGCCTAGTCCTGCCTAGCCCAGTCCCTCCTCTCCGTCTGGTGGACTATGGAAGCTCAGATGAGTCAGAGACTGAGGTGATGGATGTTTCAGACACACCAAGGAGGGCTACAGGGCTGGAAGCCTGCATCTCAGAGAGCAGGCCGAGGCTTGGCGGCCTCAATCTGTCACAGGGTGATAAGAGGGAACCGTCCTCCTCTTTGGGGCGTACACAGGAAGGACCCCAGCTATCAAGCTCCACAGAGGGTTTTCAGACCACACTTGACTGCAAAAAAACAACAGGGAGGGGATCACAGCCTAGAACGGATCCAGACTGTGGACAAGGGCGGAGTCTGCCAGGACCAGGATGGAGGCTCAGGACTCTTGCCCCTGCCCAAGACAGACGTCATGGAGACCTTGACAGAAGGGCATTCACCTGTCTGTCCGAGCTCAGAGATGTGATAGCCAGGCTGCAGAAGAGGAATCTCTTTCCCTATAATCCCACCTCGCTCCTCAAACTACTGACTAAGATTGAGACAGAAAGTGTTTTTCATCATTGA